One Luteimonas sp. MC1825 DNA segment encodes these proteins:
- a CDS encoding DUF2939 domain-containing protein, whose amino-acid sequence MMAKTNSRWIILACLLLAALLAWVASGPYRTLAAIRDAVKTEDAGALARQVDFPALRASLKLQLQDRIVREAGAGVQADPFGAFGLRIATGLAGGLVDAMVTPAGLGALMEGRKSWNRASGIAPPSRRDTTGQSEPLPDPRHRFESPSRFTATVAHAGGDEVVFVLTRQGLQWKLSDIRLAE is encoded by the coding sequence ATGATGGCAAAGACCAACAGCCGATGGATCATCCTCGCCTGCCTGCTGCTTGCGGCGTTGCTGGCCTGGGTGGCCAGCGGGCCATACCGCACGCTGGCCGCGATCCGCGACGCGGTGAAGACCGAAGACGCAGGCGCGCTGGCGCGCCAGGTCGATTTCCCCGCGCTGCGCGCCAGCCTGAAGCTGCAGCTGCAGGACCGCATCGTCCGCGAGGCCGGCGCAGGCGTGCAGGCCGATCCGTTCGGTGCGTTCGGGCTGCGCATCGCCACCGGACTCGCCGGCGGACTGGTCGATGCCATGGTCACGCCGGCCGGACTGGGCGCGCTGATGGAAGGCCGCAAGAGCTGGAACCGTGCCAGCGGCATCGCGCCGCCGTCGCGCCGCGACACCACGGGGCAGTCGGAGCCGCTGCCCGATCCGCGCCACCGCTTCGAGTCGCCGTCGCGCTTCACCGCCACCGTGGCCCACGCCGGCGGCGACGAGGTCGTGTTCGTGCTGACCCGGCAGGGGCTGCAGTGGAAGCTGTCGGATATCCGCCTCGCGGAGTGA
- a CDS encoding DUF2461 domain-containing protein: MATYFSDKSLRFLRNLARHNERTWFHANKHVYEAEVREPFRRLLVDLQPDLLAVSPHYRAEPRAVGGSLFRIQRDTRFANDKSPYKGWQGARLFHARSRETAAPSFYLHLQPGNSFIGAGLWHPETPTLRRIRQFIVDNPGSWKTAAHAPAFKRRFALEEDDMLVRPPRGFPEDFPFLDDLRHRNFVASRAIDDATMTGPRLRSVLARDVQALAPFVDYLCAALDLEF, encoded by the coding sequence ATGGCCACCTATTTCAGCGACAAGAGCCTGCGCTTCCTGCGCAACCTGGCGCGCCACAACGAGCGCACCTGGTTCCACGCCAACAAGCATGTCTACGAGGCCGAGGTGCGCGAACCGTTCCGCCGCCTGCTGGTGGACCTGCAGCCCGACCTGCTGGCCGTCAGCCCGCACTACCGGGCCGAGCCGCGCGCGGTCGGCGGCTCGCTGTTCCGCATCCAGCGCGACACGCGCTTCGCCAACGACAAGTCACCGTACAAGGGCTGGCAGGGCGCGCGCCTGTTCCACGCGCGCAGCCGCGAGACCGCGGCACCCTCGTTCTACCTGCACCTGCAGCCGGGCAACAGTTTCATCGGTGCCGGCCTGTGGCATCCGGAAACCCCGACCCTGCGACGCATCCGCCAGTTCATCGTCGACAACCCGGGCAGCTGGAAGACGGCCGCGCACGCACCGGCGTTCAAGCGCCGCTTCGCGCTGGAGGAGGACGACATGCTGGTGCGCCCGCCACGCGGGTTTCCCGAGGATTTCCCGTTCCTCGACGACCTGCGCCACAGGAACTTCGTGGCCTCGCGCGCGATCGACGACGCCACCATGACCGGCCCCCGCCTGCGCTCGGTGCTGGCCAGGGACGTGCAGGCGCTGGCCCCGTTCGTCGACTACCTGTGCGCAGCCCTGGACCTGGAGTTCTGA
- a CDS encoding 5'-nucleotidase, with amino-acid sequence MPSTVLPPLTVAISSRALFDLEDSHALFERDGIEAYAEHQRANEDDILEPGIAFPLVRKLLGLNEGAAPDAPRVEVILLSRNSADTGLRIFNAIQHHGLAISRATFTSGEPTWPYIRPFGAQLFLSANPDSVRAALENGVAAATILPAKAPAHRHDQLRIAFDGDAVIFGDEGERVSREGGIEAFHKHERERAREALSGGPFRGFLDALHHLQAAYPPGEASPIRTALVTARSAPAHERVIRTLREWGVRLDEALFLGGRAKGPFLDVFGADIFFDDSQHNIESARQHVTTGHVPHGVSNA; translated from the coding sequence ATGCCATCCACCGTGCTCCCGCCGCTCACCGTCGCCATTTCCTCCCGCGCCCTGTTCGACCTCGAGGACAGCCATGCGCTGTTCGAGCGTGACGGCATCGAGGCCTACGCCGAGCACCAGCGCGCCAACGAGGACGACATCCTCGAGCCGGGCATCGCGTTCCCGCTGGTGCGCAAGCTGCTGGGGCTCAACGAGGGCGCCGCGCCCGATGCCCCGCGGGTCGAGGTGATCCTGCTGTCGCGCAACTCCGCCGACACCGGGCTGCGCATCTTCAACGCCATCCAGCACCACGGCCTGGCCATCTCGCGCGCCACGTTCACCTCCGGCGAGCCGACCTGGCCCTACATCCGTCCGTTCGGCGCGCAGCTGTTCCTGTCGGCCAATCCCGATTCGGTGCGCGCGGCGCTGGAAAACGGCGTGGCCGCGGCCACCATCCTGCCGGCCAAGGCGCCGGCGCACCGCCACGACCAGTTGCGCATCGCGTTCGACGGCGACGCGGTGATCTTCGGCGACGAAGGCGAGCGGGTGTCGCGCGAAGGCGGCATCGAGGCCTTCCACAAGCACGAGCGCGAGCGCGCCCGCGAGGCGCTGTCGGGCGGTCCGTTCCGCGGCTTCCTCGATGCGCTGCACCACCTGCAGGCGGCCTATCCGCCGGGCGAGGCCTCGCCGATCCGTACGGCGCTGGTCACAGCGCGTTCTGCGCCCGCGCACGAGCGCGTGATCCGCACGCTGCGCGAGTGGGGCGTGCGCCTGGACGAGGCGCTGTTCCTGGGCGGCCGCGCCAAGGGTCCGTTCCTGGATGTGTTCGGCGCGGACATCTTCTTCGACGATTCGCAGCACAACATCGAGTCGGCGCGCCAGCACGTCACCACCGGGCACGTGCCGCACGGCGTCTCCAACGCCTGA
- the sbcB gene encoding exodeoxyribonuclease I yields the protein MAASFLFYDLETFGTDPGRTRIAQFAAIRTDQALEQIDEPIDIMVRPADDLLPSPGATLVTGITPQHALRTGLPEAEAFSRIMDEMARPGTCTLGYNSLRFDDEFIRCGLYRNFHDPYEREWRGGNSRWDLLDVMRLWHALRPDGLHWPAREDGATSFRLEHLAAANDVRVGDAHEALSDVRALIGIARLFRAAQPRLWDYALRLRDKRHAATLLDTVAMTPVLHVSQRYPATRLCAAAVLPLARHPRIDSRVIVFDLDAEPDALLDLDADTIAERLYVRAADLPEGTTRVPLKEVHLNRCPALVQWDHLRSADFARLAIDPATVEARAARIRAHGPAISEKVRQVYARDQARAPSDVDAAIYDGFMGDGDRRRCGDVRATPPAALGTRDFGFQDPRLAELLFRYRARNWPEMLDDGERARWDDYRRRRLFDDAGLGEVNLAQFEAEIARLRAERAGNARDLGLLDQLEAWGRGIVATLPTA from the coding sequence ATGGCGGCCAGCTTCCTGTTCTACGACCTGGAGACCTTCGGCACCGATCCCGGGCGCACGCGCATCGCGCAATTCGCCGCCATCCGCACCGACCAGGCGCTGGAGCAGATCGACGAGCCGATCGACATCATGGTGCGCCCGGCCGACGACCTGTTGCCGTCACCCGGGGCGACGCTCGTCACCGGCATCACGCCGCAGCACGCGCTGCGCACAGGGCTGCCCGAAGCCGAAGCCTTCTCGCGGATCATGGACGAGATGGCGCGGCCGGGCACCTGCACGCTGGGCTACAACTCGCTGCGCTTCGACGACGAGTTCATCCGCTGCGGCCTCTACCGCAACTTCCACGATCCCTATGAACGCGAGTGGCGTGGCGGCAATTCGCGCTGGGACCTGCTGGACGTCATGCGCCTGTGGCATGCACTGCGCCCTGACGGCCTGCACTGGCCGGCGCGCGAGGACGGCGCCACGTCCTTCCGCCTCGAGCATCTGGCGGCCGCCAACGACGTGCGCGTCGGCGACGCCCATGAGGCGCTGTCGGACGTGCGCGCGCTGATCGGCATCGCACGCCTGTTCCGCGCCGCGCAGCCACGCTTGTGGGACTACGCGCTGCGCCTGCGCGACAAGCGCCACGCGGCGACGCTCCTGGACACCGTTGCGATGACGCCTGTGCTGCACGTGTCGCAGCGCTATCCGGCAACGCGGCTGTGCGCCGCGGCGGTGCTGCCACTCGCGCGCCACCCGCGGATCGACAGCCGGGTGATCGTGTTCGACCTGGACGCCGAACCGGACGCCCTGCTCGACCTCGACGCCGACACCATCGCCGAGCGCCTGTATGTGCGCGCCGCCGACCTGCCCGAAGGCACCACGCGCGTGCCGCTGAAAGAGGTGCACCTCAACCGCTGCCCGGCGCTGGTGCAGTGGGACCACCTGCGCTCCGCCGACTTCGCGCGCCTGGCCATCGACCCGGCGACGGTCGAGGCGCGCGCGGCGCGCATCCGCGCCCACGGCCCGGCGATTTCCGAGAAGGTCCGCCAGGTCTATGCCCGCGACCAGGCGCGCGCGCCGTCCGACGTCGACGCCGCGATCTACGACGGGTTCATGGGCGATGGCGACAGGCGCCGCTGCGGCGACGTGCGCGCCACGCCTCCGGCAGCCCTCGGCACCCGCGATTTCGGCTTCCAGGACCCGCGCCTGGCGGAACTACTGTTCCGCTACCGCGCCCGCAACTGGCCGGAGATGCTGGACGACGGCGAGCGCGCGCGCTGGGACGACTACCGGCGCCGTCGCCTGTTCGACGACGCCGGGCTCGGCGAGGTCAACCTGGCGCAGTTCGAAGCCGAGATCGCGCGCCTGCGCGCCGAGCGCGCCGGCAACGCCCGCGACCTGGGCCTGCTCGACCAGCTCGAGGCGTGGGGCCGCGGGATCGTCGCCACCCTGCCCACCGCCTGA
- a CDS encoding NAD(P)/FAD-dependent oxidoreductase, translating into MSEARHATIIGAGLAGALMATLLAQRGWQVDVFERRGDPRVHGFAGGRSINLALAERGLHALRAADADGAVLRQAVMMRGRMVHPLEGEPQLQRYGRDDSEVIWSVSRGELNITLIDAAEAAGAVLHFDRRLDSVDFDARVATYRGDLAGHRHTFHTLIGCDGAGSTLRGLMDARKPLGERTDWLGHGYKELEIPPAADGGFRIEPNALHIWPRGRYMCIALPNDERTFTVTLFMALHADGSGDPDFDSVNTAADARALFARDFADTLPLIPALEHDFEANPVGTLGTLYLDRWHLGGDAVLIGDAAHAMVPFHGQGMNCAFEDCVALAQALDAESDLATAYATFEAGRKPDATAIQRMALDNYIEMRDLVDDPGFLLQRQLELALQARHPQRFIPHYAMVTFMRIPYSLALARSEIQRGILESATRGHASLDGIDWAAADAAVLGQLEPLEDAA; encoded by the coding sequence GTGAGCGAGGCCAGGCACGCCACGATCATCGGCGCCGGCCTTGCCGGCGCGCTGATGGCCACCCTGCTCGCCCAGCGCGGCTGGCAGGTGGACGTGTTCGAGCGCCGCGGCGACCCGCGCGTGCACGGCTTCGCGGGTGGGCGCTCGATCAACCTGGCGCTGGCCGAACGCGGCCTGCACGCGCTGCGCGCCGCCGACGCGGATGGCGCGGTGCTGCGCCAGGCGGTGATGATGCGCGGGCGCATGGTCCACCCGCTCGAGGGTGAACCGCAGCTGCAGCGGTATGGCCGCGACGACAGCGAGGTGATCTGGTCGGTGAGCCGCGGCGAGCTGAATATCACGCTGATCGATGCCGCCGAAGCCGCCGGTGCCGTGCTTCACTTCGACCGCCGCCTGGACAGCGTGGATTTCGACGCGCGCGTGGCCACGTATCGCGGCGACCTGGCCGGGCACCGGCACACGTTCCACACGCTCATCGGCTGCGACGGCGCCGGCTCCACCCTGCGCGGCCTGATGGACGCACGCAAGCCGCTGGGCGAGCGCACCGACTGGCTCGGGCACGGCTACAAGGAGCTGGAAATCCCGCCGGCCGCCGACGGCGGTTTCCGCATCGAGCCCAACGCCCTGCACATCTGGCCGCGCGGTCGCTACATGTGCATCGCCCTGCCCAATGACGAACGCACGTTCACGGTGACACTGTTCATGGCCCTGCACGCCGACGGCAGCGGCGACCCTGACTTCGACAGCGTGAACACGGCCGCGGATGCGCGCGCGCTGTTCGCGCGTGACTTCGCCGACACGCTGCCACTGATCCCGGCGCTGGAACACGACTTCGAGGCGAACCCGGTCGGCACGCTGGGCACGCTCTATCTCGACCGCTGGCACCTCGGCGGCGACGCGGTGCTGATCGGCGACGCCGCGCACGCCATGGTGCCGTTCCACGGCCAGGGCATGAACTGCGCGTTCGAGGACTGCGTGGCGCTGGCGCAGGCGCTCGATGCCGAGAGCGACCTCGCCACGGCGTACGCCACGTTCGAGGCTGGCCGCAAGCCGGATGCCACGGCGATCCAGCGCATGGCGCTGGACAACTACATCGAGATGCGGGACCTGGTCGACGATCCCGGCTTCCTGCTGCAGCGCCAGCTGGAACTGGCGCTGCAGGCGCGCCATCCGCAGCGCTTCATCCCGCACTACGCCATGGTGACGTTCATGCGCATCCCGTACTCGCTGGCGCTGGCGCGCAGCGAGATCCAGCGCGGCATCCTCGAGAGCGCCACGCGCGGACATGCCTCGCTCGACGGCATCGACTGGGCCGCGGCGGATGCCGCCGTGCTCGGGCAGCTGGAGCCGCTGGAGGATGCGGCCTGA